A region from the Phycisphaerales bacterium genome encodes:
- a CDS encoding ABC transporter ATP-binding protein — translation MSTTIRIHSLTKSFPAPSGGTTTAVDHASLTINPGELFFLLGPSGCGKTTLLRMIAGFIDPTSGTITFEDAKGTRDVTHLAPNLRNTGMVFQSYALWPHMTVEANVAFGLNIRKTPSDEKKQRVAEALKAVQMDPYATRKPNQLSGGQQQRVALARALVIRPSVLLLDEPLSNLDAKLRNDLRAEIRKICKASGITTVYVTHDQKEALSMADRIAVMRSGSIVQIGSPTDMYRKPASRFVAEFLGETNLFAATIAEIKPANATSPRLVRLTTPAGELLSTHTEHAQSPGTKVTLSIRPETIQLSRDAHTPSTTNSLKATIEDTTFLGETAQHTAALADGTHLRLATLHPLANANLDTGHKATLTISPDDVVVLPQDTN, via the coding sequence ATGTCCACAACCATCCGCATCCACTCCCTCACCAAGTCCTTCCCCGCCCCATCCGGCGGCACAACCACCGCCGTCGACCACGCCTCCCTCACCATCAACCCCGGCGAACTCTTCTTCCTCCTCGGCCCCAGCGGCTGCGGCAAAACCACACTCCTCCGAATGATCGCAGGCTTCATCGACCCAACCTCCGGCACCATCACCTTCGAAGACGCCAAAGGCACACGCGACGTCACCCACCTCGCCCCAAACCTCCGAAACACCGGCATGGTCTTCCAGTCCTACGCCCTCTGGCCACACATGACCGTCGAAGCCAACGTCGCCTTCGGTCTCAACATCCGCAAAACCCCATCCGACGAGAAAAAACAACGCGTCGCCGAGGCCCTCAAGGCCGTCCAGATGGACCCCTACGCCACACGCAAGCCCAACCAACTCTCCGGTGGCCAACAACAACGCGTCGCCCTCGCCCGCGCCCTCGTCATCCGCCCCAGCGTCCTCCTCCTCGACGAGCCCCTCTCCAACCTCGACGCCAAACTCCGAAACGACCTCCGCGCCGAGATCCGAAAAATCTGCAAGGCCTCAGGCATCACCACCGTCTACGTCACCCACGACCAGAAAGAAGCCCTCAGCATGGCCGACCGCATCGCCGTCATGCGCAGCGGCTCCATCGTCCAGATCGGCTCTCCCACCGACATGTACCGAAAGCCCGCCTCGCGCTTCGTCGCCGAGTTCCTGGGCGAGACCAATCTCTTCGCCGCCACCATCGCCGAGATCAAGCCCGCAAACGCCACCAGCCCAAGACTCGTCCGCCTCACCACTCCCGCCGGCGAACTCCTCTCCACACACACCGAGCACGCGCAATCACCAGGCACAAAGGTCACCCTCTCCATCCGCCCCGAAACCATCCAACTCTCGCGCGACGCCCACACGCCCTCAACCACCAACAGCCTCAAAGCCACCATCGAGGACACCACTTTCCTCGGAGAAACCGCCCAGCACACCGCCGCACTCGCCGACGGCACCCACCTCCGACTCGCCACCCTCCACCCCCTCGCCAACGCCAACCTCGATACAGGCCACAAAGCCACACTCACCATCAGCCCCGACGACGTCGTCGTCCTGCCGCAAGATACAAACTGA
- a CDS encoding DUF721 domain-containing protein: MERGGAKCGRVTPGLMPGLAAVERVRGYRVRAEKDVGVGREVERLVGSVKRVSRAVGGVERAWEENVPRAICERARPEGLRAGVLTIRAEDSSTRSAVSVWLRSGGETVLKRACGATVKRIRVV; this comes from the coding sequence ATGGAGCGAGGCGGCGCGAAGTGTGGGCGTGTGACGCCGGGATTGATGCCCGGGTTGGCGGCGGTGGAACGGGTGCGCGGGTATCGGGTTCGAGCGGAGAAGGATGTTGGTGTTGGTCGTGAGGTCGAGCGATTGGTGGGGAGTGTGAAGCGCGTGTCGCGGGCGGTGGGGGGCGTGGAGCGGGCGTGGGAGGAGAATGTGCCTCGGGCGATCTGTGAGCGGGCTCGGCCTGAGGGGCTGCGCGCGGGGGTGCTGACGATTCGGGCGGAGGATTCGTCGACGCGGAGCGCGGTGAGTGTGTGGCTGAGGAGCGGCGGGGAGACGGTGCTCAAGCGGGCGTGCGGGGCGACGGTGAAGCGGATCAGGGTGGTGTGA
- the gyrA gene encoding DNA gyrase subunit A, with product MSDIDQTGGIDGGEGGAGGGGVNHGNVIDHDIQRELQDSYLTYAMSTIMDRALPDVRDGLKPSQRRILVSMNDLSLRPGRQHRKCAKICGNTSGDYHPHGESVIYPTLVNMAQDWRMRVPLIDPQGNFGSIDPDPPAAMRYTEARLTHAAVDMLGDMELDTVDFVPNYDDTREEPTVLPGKLPNLLINGGVGIAVGMATSLAPHNPTEILDAIVRVIERPSITLAELMTDEVVDGKIVRRGVIGPDFPTGGTIFGRRGIVEAYSSGRGKVTVRGSVHVEDVPGSGKSERKQIVIDSIPYMLGQRTLVESIVDAVKEDKLADVSDVRNESGREAQTRIVIELKRGVDPAVVEKQLYEYTPLQQTFSILNIALVKRRPQTLSLREMIDCYVEHRVDVIRRRTAFLMREAKKRAHLLEAMIFAVANIDEIVKLIRSSSTREEAIQKLMAGKYFIRPGQADLSGLPMHRWGTLGEGSGNIEKEKSGAYTIRLTRVQAEAIGSMRLIQLVALEIDRLVAEYAEKVREIEDYESILADHGRVLSMIKADCEEMRARFSSPRLTAIEDGGADVNIAELIPVEEVALTISHAGYAKRVPIGTYRQQGRGGKGIRASDSKEDDFVEHLFVASTHDDLLCFTNTGRVFKIKVFEVPEMSRTSKGRAMVNLVDLREGEKTRAYLAIKNFEEGSNYLTFVSRQGIVKRTALKEYRNVNKAGIIAVGLKEDDALLGVTLTSGNDDLLLITAGGMAIRFNEQDARLMGRSAAGVKGIDLGDGDEVIGVVRVEMSPDADGDLMTVRPEMALLTITEHGYGKRTAIDEYRVHPETGKPRSQSRGGKGRLDIDTSERNGRSVASLGVFENEDVVVITKGGQLVRVPAGSIRECGRGTQGVRVASLHEGDSVVSAAPVAEQDEDGAEPTEA from the coding sequence ATGAGCGACATCGACCAGACTGGTGGGATTGACGGCGGCGAGGGCGGGGCCGGGGGTGGGGGGGTGAATCACGGGAACGTGATCGACCACGACATCCAGCGTGAGTTGCAGGACAGTTATCTCACGTATGCGATGAGCACGATCATGGACCGGGCGCTGCCCGATGTTCGTGACGGTCTCAAGCCCAGCCAGCGGCGGATCCTGGTGTCGATGAACGACCTGAGCCTTCGGCCGGGTCGGCAGCACCGCAAGTGCGCGAAGATCTGCGGGAACACGTCGGGCGATTACCACCCGCACGGCGAGAGCGTGATCTATCCGACGCTGGTGAACATGGCGCAGGACTGGCGGATGCGCGTGCCGCTGATTGATCCGCAGGGGAACTTCGGGTCGATTGATCCGGATCCACCGGCGGCGATGCGGTACACCGAGGCGCGGCTGACGCACGCGGCGGTGGACATGCTGGGGGATATGGAACTCGACACGGTTGACTTCGTGCCGAACTACGACGACACGCGCGAGGAGCCGACGGTTCTTCCCGGGAAGTTGCCGAATCTTTTGATCAACGGCGGTGTGGGGATCGCGGTGGGGATGGCGACGAGCCTGGCGCCGCACAACCCGACGGAGATCCTGGACGCGATCGTGCGGGTGATCGAGAGGCCCTCGATCACGCTGGCGGAGTTGATGACGGATGAGGTGGTGGACGGGAAGATCGTGCGTCGCGGCGTGATCGGGCCCGATTTCCCGACGGGCGGGACGATCTTCGGTCGGCGGGGGATCGTGGAGGCGTACTCATCGGGGCGCGGCAAGGTGACGGTGCGCGGGAGCGTGCACGTCGAGGATGTGCCGGGGTCCGGGAAGAGCGAGCGCAAGCAGATCGTGATCGATTCGATCCCGTACATGCTGGGGCAGAGGACCCTGGTGGAATCGATCGTGGACGCGGTGAAGGAGGACAAGCTTGCGGACGTGTCAGACGTGCGGAACGAGTCCGGGCGCGAGGCGCAGACGCGGATCGTGATCGAACTGAAGCGCGGCGTGGATCCGGCGGTGGTCGAGAAGCAGTTGTACGAGTACACGCCTCTGCAGCAGACGTTCTCGATTTTGAATATCGCGCTGGTGAAGCGCCGGCCCCAGACGCTGAGTTTGCGAGAGATGATCGACTGCTATGTCGAGCACCGGGTGGACGTGATCCGTCGGCGCACGGCGTTTTTGATGCGCGAGGCGAAGAAGCGGGCGCACCTGCTCGAGGCGATGATCTTTGCCGTCGCGAATATTGATGAGATCGTGAAGTTGATCCGGAGCAGTTCGACGCGCGAGGAAGCGATCCAGAAGTTGATGGCCGGGAAGTATTTCATCCGGCCCGGACAGGCGGACCTCTCGGGGCTGCCGATGCATCGCTGGGGGACATTGGGCGAGGGGAGCGGGAACATCGAGAAGGAGAAGAGTGGGGCGTACACGATCCGGTTGACGCGGGTGCAGGCCGAGGCGATCGGGTCGATGCGGCTGATCCAGTTGGTGGCGCTCGAGATCGATCGGCTGGTGGCTGAGTATGCGGAGAAAGTGCGTGAGATCGAGGACTATGAGTCGATCCTCGCGGATCATGGGCGCGTGCTGTCGATGATCAAGGCGGACTGCGAGGAGATGCGGGCGCGGTTCTCGTCGCCCCGGCTGACGGCGATCGAGGACGGCGGGGCGGACGTGAACATCGCGGAGTTGATCCCGGTGGAGGAGGTCGCGCTGACGATCAGCCACGCGGGGTATGCCAAGCGCGTGCCGATCGGGACGTATCGGCAGCAGGGGCGAGGCGGGAAGGGGATCCGCGCGTCGGACTCGAAGGAGGACGATTTCGTCGAGCACCTGTTCGTGGCGAGCACGCACGACGATCTGCTGTGCTTCACGAACACGGGGCGGGTCTTCAAGATCAAGGTCTTTGAGGTGCCCGAGATGTCGCGGACGAGCAAGGGGCGCGCGATGGTGAACCTCGTGGACCTTCGCGAGGGGGAGAAGACGCGGGCGTACCTGGCGATCAAGAACTTTGAGGAGGGGAGCAACTACCTGACGTTCGTGTCGCGACAGGGGATCGTGAAGCGGACGGCCCTCAAGGAGTATCGCAACGTCAACAAAGCGGGCATCATCGCGGTGGGGCTGAAGGAGGACGATGCGCTGCTTGGCGTGACGCTGACGAGCGGGAACGACGACCTGCTGCTGATCACGGCCGGAGGCATGGCGATCCGGTTCAATGAGCAGGATGCACGGCTCATGGGACGATCGGCGGCGGGGGTGAAGGGGATCGACCTGGGCGACGGCGACGAGGTGATCGGGGTGGTTCGCGTGGAGATGTCACCCGACGCGGATGGAGACTTGATGACGGTGAGGCCGGAGATGGCGCTGCTCACGATCACGGAGCACGGCTATGGCAAGCGCACGGCGATCGACGAGTATCGTGTGCATCCGGAGACGGGCAAGCCTCGGAGCCAGTCGCGGGGCGGGAAGGGCCGCCTGGACATCGACACGAGCGAGCGTAATGGACGGAGCGTGGCGTCGCTCGGTGTGTTTGAGAATGAGGATGTCGTGGTGATCACCAAGGGCGGGCAGTTGGTGCGTGTGCCGGCGGGGAGCATCCGCGAGTGCGGGCGTGGAACGCAGGGGGTGCGGGTTGCCTCGCTGCACGAAGGGGATAGTGTGGTGTCGGCGGCCCCGGTGGCCGAGCAGGACGAGGACGGCGCGGAACCCACGGAGGCGTAG
- a CDS encoding 4a-hydroxytetrahydrobiopterin dehydratase produces MSKPTTPAVGKKAKAAAREAAGPVKFTPEEIQKNLEGVPEWSEAGGGIQRTYAFKDFVASIKFVNSVAEAAEAAQHHPDILIRWNKVTLTLTTHDAGGISAKDFELARRADELARVLPE; encoded by the coding sequence ATGAGCAAGCCCACGACACCGGCAGTTGGGAAGAAGGCGAAGGCCGCGGCTCGCGAGGCGGCGGGGCCTGTGAAGTTCACGCCTGAGGAGATCCAGAAGAACCTGGAGGGCGTGCCCGAGTGGTCGGAGGCGGGCGGGGGGATCCAGCGCACGTACGCGTTCAAGGACTTTGTCGCGTCGATCAAGTTCGTGAACAGCGTGGCGGAGGCGGCGGAAGCGGCCCAGCACCACCCGGACATCCTGATCCGTTGGAACAAGGTGACGCTGACGCTGACGACGCACGACGCGGGGGGGATCTCGGCGAAGGACTTTGAACTGGCACGGCGGGCGGATGAGTTGGCGCGAGTTCTGCCTGAGTAA
- a CDS encoding tail fiber domain-containing protein, translating to MMYTSTRCVARSLIAIAATLALASAASAQTFTNNTAITIPAGAPGTTNGPASVYPSIINVAGVPNIDYIEVRLLGLTHTYVGDLDILIVAPGGQAILLASDQGNNVPLTAQDVIFTFDAPTFFPTPDPTGVPGYVFRPVGGSQTDPFTAPAPAGPYTGTLNALNGSAGNGTWALYIMDDAAADVGALAGGWQISFNGSRVDQPRPEVMTYQGRLDFNGTPANGNFDIQYNLWTHPTSTLDDDLVSGTPTVSNVPVANGLFSIQLDGLATELFDRELWLEIRARQSGGGAFTPLAGRQKLTASPFAISSANAFNAAHVPFTGITANPISLDASGDLITTNRLAVGGNGADLLNGNTHFQVNGAAAANGYGGMYLNTSDAGSWPFYGYATNNAIQMWTYYNGTEDDWRVWHGADRLFLESNGYLGIGVNNPANRLELPNLASADGRARANAWLTYSSEKFKTNITPIASALERLERLQGVTFDWKPEHGGQHDIGFIAQRVAEVLPEVVAFENGEPSAVDYSRITALAVEAVKELKAKQDAKVDSLVKENADLKARLERIEALLKDRE from the coding sequence ATGATGTACACGTCCACTCGTTGCGTCGCACGATCACTCATCGCCATCGCCGCCACACTCGCGCTCGCCTCGGCCGCCAGCGCCCAGACCTTCACCAACAACACCGCAATCACCATCCCCGCCGGCGCCCCGGGCACAACCAACGGCCCCGCCAGCGTCTACCCCAGCATCATCAACGTCGCCGGCGTCCCCAACATCGACTACATCGAGGTCCGACTCCTCGGCCTCACCCACACCTACGTCGGCGACCTCGACATCCTCATTGTCGCGCCAGGAGGGCAAGCCATTCTCTTGGCCTCGGACCAAGGAAACAACGTCCCGCTTACCGCCCAGGACGTCATCTTCACGTTCGATGCGCCGACCTTCTTCCCCACCCCAGATCCAACAGGTGTCCCCGGATACGTCTTCCGGCCCGTCGGCGGCAGCCAAACCGACCCATTCACCGCACCGGCCCCCGCAGGACCTTACACCGGCACCCTCAACGCCCTCAACGGCTCCGCCGGCAACGGCACCTGGGCCCTCTACATCATGGACGACGCCGCCGCCGACGTGGGAGCACTCGCCGGTGGCTGGCAGATCTCCTTCAACGGCTCGCGCGTCGACCAGCCTCGGCCCGAGGTCATGACCTACCAGGGACGTCTCGATTTCAACGGCACCCCCGCCAACGGCAACTTCGACATCCAGTACAACCTCTGGACGCACCCCACAAGCACGCTCGACGACGACCTCGTCTCGGGAACGCCCACCGTTTCCAACGTCCCCGTCGCCAACGGCCTTTTCTCCATACAACTCGACGGCCTCGCCACCGAACTCTTCGACCGCGAACTCTGGCTCGAAATCCGCGCCCGACAATCCGGCGGCGGCGCCTTCACGCCCCTCGCCGGACGACAGAAACTCACCGCCTCGCCCTTCGCCATCTCCTCCGCCAACGCCTTCAACGCCGCTCACGTCCCCTTCACCGGCATCACCGCAAACCCCATCTCCCTCGATGCCTCCGGCGACCTCATCACCACCAACCGACTCGCCGTCGGCGGCAACGGCGCCGATCTCCTCAACGGCAACACCCACTTCCAGGTCAATGGCGCCGCAGCTGCCAACGGCTACGGCGGAATGTACCTCAACACCTCCGACGCCGGATCCTGGCCGTTCTATGGCTACGCCACCAACAACGCCATCCAGATGTGGACTTACTACAACGGTACCGAGGATGATTGGCGAGTCTGGCACGGCGCCGACCGCCTCTTCCTCGAGTCCAACGGCTATCTCGGCATCGGCGTCAACAACCCCGCAAACCGACTCGAACTCCCCAACCTGGCCTCCGCCGACGGCCGCGCCCGCGCCAACGCCTGGCTCACCTACTCCTCCGAAAAGTTCAAAACCAACATCACCCCCATCGCCAGCGCCCTCGAACGACTCGAACGACTCCAGGGCGTCACCTTCGACTGGAAGCCCGAGCACGGCGGCCAGCACGACATCGGATTCATCGCCCAGCGCGTCGCCGAGGTCCTCCCCGAGGTCGTCGCCTTCGAGAACGGCGAACCAAGCGCCGTCGACTACTCCCGCATCACCGCGCTTGCCGTCGAGGCCGTCAAGGAACTCAAGGCCAAGCAGGACGCCAAGGTCGACTCACTCGTAAAGGAAAACGCCGACCTCAAGGCCCGCCTCGAACGAATCGAGGCCCTCCTCAAAGACCGCGAGTAA
- the dnaE gene encoding DNA polymerase III subunit alpha yields the protein MAREGVKSSSAEKPAPARRGAFAHLHLHTEYSLLDGGNQVEKLVARIKELGMDSCAITDHGNLFGTAAFYTACKEKGIRPVLGVEAYVTPPGKPRTDRTYSGGGEGGYHLVLLAENNVGWRNLLVLCSEAYLTGFYYKPRIDRELLEAHGEGLIAINGHLGSEIGDHLLDFHRSQDAKYWEAAVESARWHARVFSDSGTGPRFFVEMQHHVPEQNAINPHLIRLARELELPLVCDNDAHFLKAEDHDSHDTLICISTARGKDDPDRMRYTPELYVKSPEQMEGLFAEYGEAGREALDNAASIASRCEVTLPLGENNAPAVEIEVPGARTLPKASEARFEGDLSAWYREYCSKFELRPFKETPTKKQLDESKARCDEALRMLAEAGFVWRYGADEKADPTRAEKRARLERELKILADKSISAYFLIVWDFVNWGRQRGIPANARGSGVGTMVGYVLGLSNACPVRYGLLFERFTDPDRSEYPDIDIDLCQDGRGEVINYVREKYGHVAQIITFGTLGAKAAIRDVGRVLAIPLNEVDRLCKLIPQQLNISIQEALDQEPELKRACDNDPRYQRLMDHAIRLEGHTRHAGVHAAGVIVATRPLHEIVPLYRPPGSDGNDIITQWDGPTCEKMGLLKMDFLGLRTLSVIERCKGLIREGLDEGDVYAAVGREAGDGGADPLDLDRLNYDDPRVFELFQRADTTGVFQFESGGMRRLLVEMKPDRLEDLIAANALFRPGPMDLIPDYNRRKHGQAEVPRVHAIVDEFTRETYGVMVYQEQVMQIVHGLGGIGLRDAYTLIKNISKKKYDKIEKERPKFVDGAQKQGLARAQAEELFELILKFAGYGFNKSHSTGYAIVAYQTAYLKTYFPNQYMAAFLTYESQANKVSEWIPYLDDCRRTRFVDPKSGAVVRVGVEVRPPDIGLSQAAFAVVVDDGSAQALRAHRGHVRFGLQAIKGVGEKAIRAIIEEREKSGAFRSMFEFCERSPAGTVTKSTLDSLIKCGAFDTLHGRESRAAMAAGIEQAMSAASQAAADKAAGQGNLFGGGGEGPAAAPEAAPSVSLPHVPAWGETETLAFEKESLGFYVSSHPLERWKAWSSAFADATVVSVKEKAQDARVVIAAMVQSVRPIVVRNGRSAGQRMAILTIEDLGGSMDAVMFTDQFARFGHLAQPEAVVFVAGRVDLSRGDPQVIVERVVPIDGVPFDAGRVRVVVDERRLNGSAGLALQRVASMLKGPEPSVAGTNGKGKELGEGQSLFHVELVVATEDHFALLQCDPTWRVALSDELVREIQGELGESTVKVIGMTKETPEKGGKRAWGRRGGGGE from the coding sequence ATGGCCAGGGAGGGCGTGAAGTCGAGTTCGGCGGAGAAGCCCGCCCCGGCGAGACGGGGTGCCTTTGCGCATCTGCATTTGCACACCGAGTACTCGCTGCTGGATGGCGGCAATCAGGTTGAGAAGTTGGTGGCGCGGATCAAGGAGTTGGGGATGGACTCGTGCGCCATCACCGACCATGGGAATCTGTTTGGGACGGCGGCGTTTTACACGGCGTGTAAGGAGAAGGGGATCCGGCCGGTGCTTGGGGTGGAGGCGTATGTGACGCCGCCGGGCAAGCCGCGGACGGATCGGACGTATTCGGGGGGCGGCGAGGGTGGGTATCACCTGGTGCTTTTGGCGGAGAACAACGTCGGGTGGCGGAACCTGCTTGTGCTTTGCAGCGAGGCGTATCTGACGGGGTTTTACTACAAGCCTCGGATCGATCGGGAGTTGCTCGAGGCGCATGGCGAGGGGCTGATCGCGATCAACGGGCACCTGGGGAGTGAGATCGGCGATCACCTGCTGGATTTTCACAGGTCGCAGGACGCGAAGTACTGGGAGGCGGCGGTGGAGAGCGCGCGGTGGCACGCGCGGGTGTTCTCGGATTCGGGGACGGGGCCTCGGTTCTTTGTGGAGATGCAGCACCATGTGCCGGAGCAGAACGCGATCAATCCGCATCTGATCCGGCTGGCGCGGGAACTCGAGTTGCCCCTGGTGTGCGACAATGACGCGCACTTTCTCAAGGCCGAGGACCATGATTCGCACGACACGCTGATCTGCATCTCGACGGCACGGGGGAAGGACGACCCGGACCGGATGCGGTACACGCCTGAGTTGTACGTGAAAAGCCCGGAGCAGATGGAGGGGCTGTTCGCGGAGTATGGGGAGGCGGGGCGTGAGGCGCTGGACAATGCGGCGTCGATCGCGTCGCGTTGCGAGGTGACGCTGCCTTTGGGGGAGAACAACGCGCCGGCGGTGGAGATTGAGGTGCCGGGCGCGAGGACGCTGCCCAAGGCGTCGGAGGCTCGGTTTGAGGGGGATTTGTCGGCGTGGTATCGGGAGTACTGCTCGAAGTTCGAGTTGAGGCCGTTCAAAGAGACGCCGACGAAGAAGCAGTTGGACGAGAGCAAGGCGCGGTGTGACGAGGCGCTGCGGATGCTTGCGGAGGCGGGGTTTGTGTGGCGGTATGGGGCGGACGAGAAGGCGGACCCGACACGGGCGGAGAAGCGGGCGCGGCTGGAGCGGGAACTGAAGATTCTCGCGGACAAGAGCATCTCGGCGTACTTCCTGATCGTGTGGGACTTTGTGAACTGGGGTCGGCAGCGCGGGATCCCGGCGAATGCTCGTGGATCGGGCGTGGGGACGATGGTGGGGTATGTGCTGGGCCTGTCGAACGCGTGCCCGGTGCGGTATGGGCTGCTGTTCGAGCGGTTCACGGATCCGGATCGCAGCGAGTATCCCGATATCGATATCGACTTGTGCCAGGACGGTCGTGGCGAGGTGATCAACTACGTGCGCGAGAAGTATGGGCACGTGGCGCAGATCATCACGTTCGGGACGCTGGGGGCGAAAGCGGCGATCCGCGATGTGGGGCGCGTGCTGGCGATCCCGCTGAACGAGGTGGATCGGCTGTGCAAGTTGATCCCGCAGCAACTCAACATCTCGATCCAGGAGGCGCTGGACCAGGAGCCCGAACTCAAGCGGGCGTGCGACAACGACCCGCGGTATCAGCGGCTGATGGACCACGCGATCCGCCTGGAGGGGCACACGCGGCACGCGGGGGTGCACGCGGCGGGCGTGATCGTGGCGACGCGGCCTTTGCATGAGATCGTGCCGCTGTATCGGCCGCCTGGCTCGGACGGCAACGACATCATCACGCAGTGGGACGGGCCGACGTGCGAGAAGATGGGCCTCTTGAAGATGGACTTCCTCGGACTGCGCACGCTGAGCGTGATCGAGCGGTGCAAGGGGTTGATCCGGGAGGGGCTGGATGAGGGGGACGTGTACGCGGCGGTGGGTCGCGAGGCGGGCGACGGCGGGGCGGACCCGCTCGATCTGGATCGGTTGAACTATGACGACCCGCGCGTCTTCGAGTTGTTCCAGCGGGCGGACACGACGGGGGTGTTCCAGTTTGAATCGGGGGGGATGCGCCGGCTGCTCGTCGAGATGAAGCCGGACCGGCTGGAGGATCTGATCGCGGCGAACGCGCTGTTCCGGCCGGGCCCGATGGACCTGATTCCGGATTACAACCGTCGCAAGCACGGGCAGGCGGAGGTGCCCAGGGTCCACGCGATCGTGGATGAGTTCACGCGCGAGACGTATGGCGTGATGGTGTACCAGGAGCAGGTCATGCAAATCGTGCACGGCCTGGGCGGGATCGGGCTGCGCGATGCGTACACGCTGATCAAGAACATCAGCAAAAAGAAGTATGACAAGATCGAGAAGGAGCGCCCGAAGTTTGTCGATGGGGCGCAGAAGCAGGGGCTGGCGAGGGCGCAGGCGGAGGAACTCTTTGAGTTGATCCTGAAGTTCGCGGGGTATGGCTTCAACAAGAGCCACTCGACGGGGTACGCGATTGTCGCGTATCAGACGGCGTATCTGAAGACGTACTTCCCGAACCAGTACATGGCGGCGTTCCTGACGTATGAGAGCCAGGCGAACAAGGTGAGCGAGTGGATCCCGTATCTGGACGACTGCCGACGGACGCGGTTTGTGGATCCGAAGTCTGGCGCGGTGGTGCGGGTGGGTGTTGAGGTGAGGCCGCCGGATATCGGGTTGTCGCAGGCGGCGTTCGCGGTGGTGGTGGATGATGGATCGGCGCAGGCGCTGCGGGCGCACCGGGGGCATGTGCGGTTCGGGTTGCAGGCGATCAAGGGTGTGGGCGAGAAGGCGATCAGGGCGATCATCGAGGAGCGGGAGAAGAGCGGCGCGTTCCGATCGATGTTCGAGTTCTGCGAGCGCTCGCCGGCGGGAACGGTGACGAAGTCGACGCTGGACTCGCTGATCAAGTGCGGGGCGTTCGACACCTTGCACGGGCGCGAGTCGCGGGCGGCGATGGCGGCGGGGATCGAGCAGGCGATGTCTGCGGCGAGCCAGGCGGCGGCGGACAAGGCGGCGGGGCAGGGGAACTTGTTTGGTGGGGGCGGCGAGGGGCCGGCGGCCGCGCCTGAGGCGGCGCCAAGTGTGTCGCTGCCGCATGTCCCGGCGTGGGGCGAGACGGAGACGCTGGCGTTCGAGAAGGAGAGCCTGGGTTTTTATGTGTCGAGCCATCCGCTGGAGCGGTGGAAGGCGTGGTCGTCGGCGTTCGCGGACGCGACGGTGGTGAGCGTGAAGGAGAAGGCGCAGGACGCGCGGGTGGTGATCGCGGCGATGGTGCAGAGCGTTCGGCCGATCGTGGTGCGCAACGGGCGGAGCGCGGGGCAGCGGATGGCGATTCTGACGATCGAGGACCTGGGCGGGTCGATGGACGCGGTGATGTTCACGGACCAGTTCGCGCGGTTTGGGCATCTGGCACAGCCGGAGGCGGTGGTGTTCGTGGCGGGGCGGGTGGACTTGTCGCGGGGCGATCCACAGGTGATCGTGGAGCGGGTAGTGCCGATCGATGGCGTGCCGTTCGATGCGGGGCGGGTGCGTGTGGTGGTTGACGAGCGACGGCTGAATGGTTCGGCGGGTCTGGCGTTGCAACGGGTGGCGTCGATGCTGAAGGGACCGGAGCCGAGCGTGGCCGGAACAAACGGGAAGGGGAAGGAGTTGGGCGAGGGGCAGTCGCTGTTCCATGTGGAGTTGGTGGTGGCGACGGAGGACCACTTTGCGCTTCTGCAGTGCGACCCGACGTGGCGCGTGGCGCTGTCGGATGAGTTGGTGCGCGAGATCCAGGGGGAGTTGGGGGAGTCGACGGTGAAAGTGATCGGGATGACGAAGGAGACGCCGGAGAAGGGCGGGAAGAGGGCGTGGGGGCGGCGGGGCGGGGGTGGGGAGTGA